In Saccharomonospora marina XMU15, one genomic interval encodes:
- the scpA gene encoding methylmalonyl-CoA mutase yields the protein MSIPDFTGVELGAVPQADRSEWTRALHEATGKGPDALASETPEGIGVRPLYTEAELSGLDFLDTYPGIAPYLRGPYPTMYVNQPWTIRQYAGFSTAEESNAFYRRNLAAGQKGLSVAFDLATHRGYDSDHPRVAGDVGMAGVAIDSIYDMRQLFDGIPLDRMSVSMTMNGAVLPVLALYVVAAEEQGVAPEQLAGTIQNDILKEFMVRNTYIYPPQPSMRIISDIFAYTSRHMPRFNSISISGYHMQEAGATADLELAYTLADGVEYIRAGIDAGLDIDAFAPRLSFFWAIGMNFFMEVAKLRAARLLWAKLVKRFEPRNDKSLSLRTHCQTSGWSLTAQDVYNNVVRTCVEAMAATQGHTQSLHTNALDEALALPTDNSARIARNTQLLLQQESGTTRVIDPWGGSAFVERLTYDLARKAWGHIEEVESAGGMARAIDAGIPKLRIEEAAARTQARIDSGRQPVIGVNKYRLDSDEHVDVLKVDNEGVRAQQLDKLRRLRAERDEQATTQALRRLTECAGSESREANLLELAIDAARAKATVGEISEALERVWGRHSGQIRTISGVYRDEVGKSDKVESVRERVEEFARAEGRRPRILVAKMGQDGHDRGQKVIATAFADLGFDVDVGPLFSTPAEVARQAVEADVHVVGVSSLAAGHLSLVPALRAELAQLGRDDIMIVCGGVIPPQDYDELRQSGAAAIFGPGTVIAEAAAGLLDQLQARQS from the coding sequence ATGAGCATCCCCGACTTCACCGGCGTCGAACTCGGTGCTGTGCCGCAGGCCGACCGGTCGGAGTGGACCAGGGCGCTGCACGAAGCCACCGGCAAGGGCCCCGACGCGCTGGCGTCGGAGACCCCTGAGGGAATCGGCGTGCGGCCGCTGTACACCGAGGCCGAGTTGTCCGGACTGGATTTCCTCGACACCTACCCCGGGATCGCGCCGTACCTGCGCGGGCCGTATCCGACGATGTACGTGAACCAGCCGTGGACGATCCGGCAGTACGCGGGATTCTCAACGGCCGAGGAGTCGAACGCCTTCTACCGGCGCAACCTCGCGGCGGGCCAGAAGGGACTGTCCGTGGCCTTCGATCTGGCGACGCACCGCGGCTACGACTCCGACCACCCGCGGGTGGCGGGCGATGTCGGCATGGCGGGCGTTGCCATCGACTCGATCTACGACATGCGGCAACTGTTCGACGGCATCCCGCTGGACAGGATGAGCGTGTCGATGACCATGAACGGCGCCGTGTTGCCGGTGCTGGCCCTCTACGTCGTCGCGGCTGAGGAGCAGGGGGTGGCGCCCGAGCAGTTGGCCGGGACCATCCAGAACGACATCCTCAAGGAGTTCATGGTTCGCAACACCTACATCTACCCGCCGCAGCCGTCGATGCGGATCATCTCCGACATCTTCGCCTACACCTCACGCCACATGCCGAGGTTCAACTCGATCTCCATCTCCGGCTACCACATGCAGGAGGCCGGGGCCACCGCCGACCTGGAGCTCGCCTACACACTCGCCGACGGTGTGGAGTACATCCGCGCGGGGATCGACGCCGGTCTGGACATCGACGCGTTCGCGCCCCGGTTGTCGTTCTTCTGGGCGATCGGGATGAACTTCTTCATGGAGGTCGCCAAGCTGCGAGCGGCGCGGTTGCTGTGGGCCAAGCTGGTCAAGCGGTTCGAGCCACGCAACGACAAGTCGCTTTCGCTGCGCACCCACTGCCAGACCTCCGGCTGGTCGCTGACCGCGCAGGACGTCTACAACAACGTGGTACGTACCTGTGTGGAGGCGATGGCCGCCACACAGGGCCACACCCAGTCGCTGCACACCAACGCGCTCGACGAGGCGCTGGCGTTGCCGACCGACAACAGCGCGCGGATCGCACGCAACACGCAGTTGCTGCTGCAGCAGGAGTCGGGCACGACCCGCGTCATCGACCCGTGGGGCGGCAGCGCGTTCGTCGAGCGCCTCACCTACGACCTGGCGCGAAAGGCGTGGGGCCACATCGAGGAGGTCGAGTCGGCTGGGGGCATGGCGCGTGCCATCGACGCCGGTATCCCCAAGCTGCGCATCGAGGAGGCGGCCGCCCGCACCCAGGCGCGCATCGACTCCGGGCGGCAGCCGGTGATCGGCGTCAACAAGTACCGGCTGGACAGCGACGAGCACGTCGATGTGCTCAAGGTCGACAACGAGGGGGTTCGCGCACAGCAACTTGACAAGCTGCGCAGGCTGCGGGCCGAGCGAGACGAGCAGGCCACGACTCAGGCGCTGCGCAGGCTCACCGAGTGTGCCGGGTCCGAGTCCCGCGAGGCGAACCTGCTCGAACTGGCCATCGACGCGGCACGCGCGAAGGCCACCGTCGGCGAGATCTCCGAGGCGCTGGAGCGGGTGTGGGGCAGGCACTCGGGCCAGATTCGTACCATCTCCGGCGTGTACCGCGACGAGGTCGGCAAGTCGGACAAGGTGGAGTCGGTGCGGGAACGGGTCGAGGAGTTCGCCCGTGCCGAGGGGCGCAGGCCACGCATCCTTGTCGCGAAGATGGGCCAGGACGGGCACGACCGTGGCCAGAAGGTGATCGCAACCGCCTTCGCCGACCTCGGCTTCGACGTCGACGTGGGGCCGCTGTTCTCCACCCCGGCCGAGGTGGCCCGGCAGGCGGTGGAAGCCGACGTGCACGTGGTGGGTGTCTCCTCGCTCGCGGCCGGACACCTCTCGCTGGTGCCCGCCCTGCGTGCGGAGCTGGCGCAACTCGGCCGCGACGACATCATGATCGTGTGCGGCGGTGTGATCCCGCCGCAGGACTACGACGAGCTGCGGCAGTCGGGCGCCGCGGCGATCTTCGGTCCCGGCACCGTGATCGCCGAGGCCGCCGCCGGTCTGCTCGACCAGCTGCAAGCGCGACAGTCGTAG
- the meaB gene encoding methylmalonyl Co-A mutase-associated GTPase MeaB: MSRTVDVAAYAKGVLAGDRGILSRAITLVESARPDHRRQAQQLLVELLPHAGGAQRVGITGVPGVGKSTFIDELGTKLTGEGHRVAVLAVDPSSTRTGGSILGDKTRMARLATDPSAFIRPSPTSGTLGGVARATRESIVLMEAAGYDVVLVETVGVGQSEVAVANMVDCFLFLTLARTGDQLQGIKKGVLELADVIAVNKADGEHELQARKAARELSGALRMIYGPDARWVPPVLTCSALTGAGLDTVWQQIGRHRELLRSTGELTEKRRQQQVDWTWSMVREQLLDRLETHPEVRAVVPEVEREVRDGRLTATLAAERILRAFEAPLPRGD, from the coding sequence ATGTCTCGCACCGTCGACGTCGCCGCATACGCCAAGGGGGTGCTCGCGGGCGACCGCGGCATCCTGTCGCGGGCCATCACGCTGGTGGAGTCCGCGCGTCCGGACCACCGCAGGCAGGCGCAGCAGCTGCTGGTGGAGTTGCTGCCGCACGCAGGCGGCGCGCAACGGGTCGGCATCACCGGCGTTCCCGGGGTGGGTAAGTCCACCTTCATCGACGAGTTGGGCACGAAGCTCACCGGCGAGGGACACCGGGTGGCCGTGCTCGCCGTCGACCCGTCGTCGACCCGCACCGGCGGCAGCATCCTCGGCGACAAGACGAGGATGGCGCGACTGGCCACGGACCCGTCGGCCTTCATCCGGCCGTCGCCGACGTCGGGCACGCTCGGCGGGGTCGCGAGGGCCACCCGCGAGTCGATCGTGCTGATGGAGGCCGCGGGCTATGACGTGGTGCTGGTGGAGACGGTCGGTGTGGGGCAGTCGGAGGTGGCCGTGGCCAACATGGTCGACTGCTTCCTGTTCCTGACGCTGGCACGGACGGGCGACCAGCTACAGGGCATCAAGAAGGGCGTGCTCGAACTCGCTGACGTGATCGCGGTGAACAAGGCCGACGGTGAACACGAGTTGCAGGCACGCAAGGCGGCGAGGGAGCTGTCGGGAGCGCTGCGGATGATCTACGGACCCGACGCGAGGTGGGTCCCACCGGTGCTGACCTGCAGCGCGCTGACCGGTGCCGGGCTGGACACGGTGTGGCAGCAGATCGGCAGGCACCGCGAGCTGTTGCGGTCCACCGGTGAGCTGACCGAGAAGCGCAGGCAGCAGCAGGTCGACTGGACCTGGTCGATGGTCAGGGAGCAGTTGCTCGACCGGCTGGAGACGCATCCGGAGGTTCGCGCGGTCGTGCCGGAGGTGGAGCGGGAGGTGCGTGACGGCAGGCTCACCGCCACGCTGGCCGCAGAGCGAATTCTGCGGGCGTTCGAAGCGCCGTTGCCGCGTGGCGACTGA
- a CDS encoding amidohydrolase: protein MTVLDSRPDLPGEQGGSGTAAALLTESGVTVAPTPPDLGAGRGPAWLDEWLLQHAADVVAWRRHIHTNPELARHEFGTTELVVKLLRSAGLRPWVLPGGTGVVCDVGSGPTCVALRADLDALPLTEATGLPFASAVDGVAHACGHDMHTAALLGAGLALAQAAELPGRVRLIFQPAEEVMPGGALDAIEAGALDGVDRIFGLHCDPRLPVGKVGTRIGALTSAADLIELRLTSPGGHTSRPHLTADLVHALGTIITSLPALLSRRVDPRSGTVLVWGSVHAGEAANAVPQDGLLRGTLRTADHETWTQLEPLIASSVQSLLAPTGVGYELDYRRGVPPVVSEEESTVLLRAGAEAALGDNALADTEQSSGGEDFGWYLEHVPGAFARLGVWPGEGAMRDLHQPTFEADERALFNGVRVFVHTALAALVA, encoded by the coding sequence ATGACGGTTCTCGACTCCCGGCCGGACCTGCCTGGCGAACAGGGCGGGTCGGGCACCGCTGCCGCCTTGCTGACCGAATCCGGTGTGACCGTGGCTCCCACACCGCCTGACCTCGGCGCGGGCCGTGGCCCAGCCTGGCTCGACGAGTGGCTGCTGCAACACGCCGCCGACGTCGTGGCGTGGCGCAGGCACATCCACACCAACCCCGAGCTGGCAAGGCACGAGTTCGGCACGACCGAGCTTGTGGTGAAGCTACTGCGCTCGGCGGGCCTGCGTCCGTGGGTGCTACCCGGCGGTACCGGCGTGGTCTGCGACGTAGGCAGCGGGCCCACGTGCGTGGCGCTTCGGGCCGACCTGGACGCGTTGCCGCTCACCGAGGCGACCGGGCTGCCGTTCGCCTCGGCCGTCGACGGCGTGGCGCACGCCTGCGGGCACGACATGCACACCGCCGCGCTGCTGGGCGCGGGGCTCGCGCTGGCACAGGCCGCTGAACTTCCCGGCAGGGTGCGGCTGATCTTCCAACCCGCGGAGGAGGTCATGCCCGGCGGCGCGCTGGACGCCATCGAGGCGGGTGCGCTCGACGGCGTCGACCGCATCTTCGGGCTGCACTGCGACCCCCGGCTGCCGGTCGGCAAGGTCGGTACCCGCATCGGTGCCCTGACATCGGCGGCCGACCTGATAGAACTGCGGCTCACGTCACCGGGGGGCCACACCTCGCGCCCACATCTGACCGCCGACCTCGTACACGCTCTCGGCACGATCATCACCTCGCTGCCCGCGTTGCTCTCGCGGCGCGTCGATCCCCGGTCGGGCACCGTGCTGGTGTGGGGTTCGGTGCACGCGGGTGAGGCCGCGAACGCGGTGCCGCAGGACGGCCTGCTGCGGGGCACGCTGCGTACCGCCGACCACGAGACCTGGACGCAACTCGAGCCGCTGATCGCATCGTCGGTGCAGTCGCTGCTGGCTCCGACCGGAGTGGGCTACGAACTGGACTACCGGCGCGGTGTCCCTCCGGTCGTCAGCGAGGAGGAGAGCACCGTCCTGCTGCGGGCAGGCGCGGAAGCGGCGCTGGGCGACAACGCGCTGGCCGACACCGAGCAGTCGTCCGGTGGCGAGGACTTCGGCTGGTACCTGGAGCACGTGCCGGGCGCGTTCGCGCGGCTGGGGGTGTGGCCGGGTGAGGGCGCGATGCGTGACCTGCACCAGCCCACCTTCGAAGCCGACGAGCGGGCGCTGTTCAACGGCGTGCGGGTGTTCGTGCACACAGCGCTGGCGGCACTGGTCGCCTGA
- a CDS encoding DUF559 domain-containing protein, with product MVTFPPHLDLNGAYLRADLAAALGSAGLRAALRDGRLATFSRTVLVDPRRAADFGTRAAAALLHTGPEAVLSHHSALRVHGFCAADSTPIHVLLPYRCKPRRRAGVLVHHGSVRDEDIHGIAGLRVVDVDLALSEVLCRGSRRDGLACADEALRALPSHHREALRLRVAERIAARPDPRGRRQGRSLLWLATGLAESPAESAMLLTLVDAELPMPQQQIPVTDLEGRVLYRLDFGWSQLRVAVEYDGYEAHEASGQADAARDEDLRRRGWIVLRADSADLRDPSRLVSAVLDAFRRRGLTA from the coding sequence ATGGTCACCTTCCCTCCACACCTCGACCTCAACGGCGCATACCTGCGTGCCGACCTGGCGGCAGCACTCGGCTCGGCCGGGTTGCGCGCTGCCCTGCGCGACGGCCGACTCGCCACGTTCTCGCGCACCGTGCTGGTGGACCCACGTCGCGCTGCCGACTTCGGCACCCGCGCCGCTGCGGCACTGCTGCACACCGGTCCGGAAGCGGTACTCAGTCATCACAGCGCGTTGCGGGTGCACGGCTTCTGCGCGGCCGACTCCACCCCGATTCACGTGCTGCTGCCCTACCGGTGCAAGCCGCGGCGCAGGGCGGGGGTGCTTGTCCATCACGGCTCGGTCCGCGATGAGGACATCCACGGCATCGCAGGACTGCGGGTGGTGGACGTCGATCTGGCCCTTTCCGAGGTGTTGTGTCGAGGTTCGCGGCGAGACGGGTTGGCGTGCGCCGACGAGGCGCTGCGGGCTCTGCCTTCACACCATCGCGAGGCGCTTCGGCTGCGTGTGGCGGAACGGATCGCCGCCCGGCCGGACCCACGCGGGCGGCGGCAGGGTCGGTCGCTGTTGTGGCTGGCCACGGGACTCGCGGAATCCCCGGCGGAGAGTGCGATGCTGCTGACGCTGGTCGATGCCGAGTTGCCGATGCCGCAGCAGCAGATCCCGGTCACCGATCTCGAGGGACGTGTGCTCTACCGGCTGGATTTCGGCTGGTCACAGCTCCGGGTAGCGGTGGAGTACGACGGGTACGAGGCGCACGAAGCCAGCGGGCAGGCCGACGCGGCACGGGACGAGGACCTGCGGCGACGGGGCTGGATCGTGCTGCGGGCCGACTCGGCCGACCTACGGGACCCGAGCAGGCTCGTCTCGGCCGTGCTTGACGCGTTCCGGCGCCGGGGCCTGACCGCGTGA
- a CDS encoding gamma-glutamylcyclotransferase, whose amino-acid sequence MPLYAAYGSNMDPAQMTERAPHSPMAGTGWLEGWRLTFGGEDLSWEGALATIVEDPGSRVFVVLYDVTPLDESLLDQWEGGELGLHTKIRLRVQTMEGSVLAWLYVLDAYEGGLPSARYLGVLADAAEAAGAPADYVDDLRTRPCKRVGP is encoded by the coding sequence GTGCCCTTGTATGCCGCGTACGGGTCCAACATGGATCCCGCTCAGATGACCGAGCGAGCCCCGCACTCGCCGATGGCGGGTACCGGTTGGCTGGAAGGCTGGCGGCTCACCTTCGGCGGTGAGGACCTGAGCTGGGAAGGCGCGCTCGCGACGATCGTCGAGGACCCCGGGTCGAGGGTGTTCGTGGTGCTCTACGACGTGACGCCGCTCGACGAGTCCCTGCTCGACCAGTGGGAAGGCGGGGAGCTGGGCCTACACACCAAGATCCGGCTGCGGGTGCAGACCATGGAGGGCTCGGTGCTGGCCTGGTTGTACGTGCTCGACGCCTACGAAGGCGGCCTGCCGTCGGCACGCTACCTGGGTGTGCTCGCCGACGCCGCCGAGGCAGCGGGCGCACCCGCCGACTACGTCGACGACCTGCGCACCCGCCCCTGCAAACGGGTGGGCCCCTGA
- a CDS encoding NAD(P)H-quinone dehydrogenase, giving the protein MTKIVIMGGGPAGYEAALVAAQHGADVTVVERDGLGGACVLYDCVPSKTFIASSGARASLHGFRELGIGVAQAAIDLPTVHGRVRGLALAQSADIRARVQREGVRVITGTARFRDEEPGLATHKVGVTTADGDEEVLDADVVLVATGATPRVLPGAVPDGERILDWRHLYELPELPEHLAVIGSGVTGAEFASAYTEMGVKVTVVSSRDRVLPHEDADAAAVLEEVFSQRGTTVVKHARADRVDRTDKGVRVHLTDGREIEASHALMTVGSVPNTGDIGLERVGIEPGPGGFITVDRVSRTSAPGVYAAGDCTGVLMLASVASMQGRIAMWHALGEGVAPIRLRTVAANVFTHPEIATVGISQQAIDTGEVPARTIMLPLATNARAKMEGLRQGFVKLFCRPATGVVVGGVVVAPTASELILPIALAVQNQLTVEHLALTFSVYPSLSGSITEAGRQLMRHDDLD; this is encoded by the coding sequence TTGACCAAGATCGTGATCATGGGCGGCGGGCCTGCAGGCTACGAGGCCGCGTTGGTCGCGGCACAGCACGGGGCCGACGTCACGGTGGTCGAGCGAGACGGGCTCGGGGGTGCCTGCGTGCTCTACGACTGCGTTCCTTCCAAGACCTTCATCGCCTCTTCCGGAGCGCGGGCAAGCCTGCACGGCTTCCGCGAGCTGGGCATCGGCGTCGCGCAGGCGGCCATCGACCTGCCGACCGTGCACGGCCGGGTGCGTGGTCTCGCGCTGGCCCAGTCCGCCGACATCCGCGCGCGCGTGCAGCGGGAGGGCGTGCGGGTCATCACCGGGACGGCTCGCTTCCGTGACGAGGAGCCCGGACTGGCCACGCACAAGGTCGGAGTCACCACCGCCGACGGCGACGAGGAGGTCCTCGACGCCGACGTCGTGCTGGTCGCCACCGGTGCCACGCCACGCGTGCTGCCCGGCGCGGTTCCCGACGGCGAGCGCATCCTCGACTGGCGGCACCTGTACGAGTTGCCCGAACTGCCCGAGCACCTTGCCGTCATCGGTTCCGGTGTCACGGGCGCGGAGTTCGCGTCCGCCTACACCGAGATGGGTGTCAAGGTCACCGTGGTGTCCAGCCGCGACCGTGTCCTGCCCCACGAGGACGCCGACGCGGCGGCGGTGCTGGAGGAGGTGTTCTCCCAGCGCGGCACCACGGTGGTCAAGCACGCCAGGGCCGACCGCGTGGACCGCACGGACAAGGGCGTGCGCGTCCACCTCACCGACGGCAGGGAGATCGAGGCCAGCCACGCGCTGATGACGGTGGGCTCGGTACCCAACACCGGTGACATCGGGCTGGAGCGCGTCGGCATCGAGCCAGGACCCGGCGGCTTCATCACCGTCGACCGCGTTTCGCGTACCAGCGCGCCAGGGGTGTACGCGGCTGGCGACTGCACCGGGGTGCTGATGCTCGCCTCGGTGGCCAGCATGCAGGGCCGGATCGCGATGTGGCATGCCCTCGGTGAAGGGGTCGCGCCGATCCGGCTGCGTACCGTGGCTGCGAACGTCTTCACGCACCCGGAGATAGCCACAGTCGGGATCAGCCAGCAGGCGATCGACACCGGTGAGGTGCCCGCGCGAACAATCATGCTGCCGCTGGCGACCAACGCCCGCGCCAAGATGGAAGGGCTGCGGCAGGGCTTCGTGAAGCTGTTCTGCAGGCCGGCCACGGGTGTCGTCGTGGGCGGGGTGGTGGTCGCGCCGACGGCCAGCGAGTTGATCCTGCCCATCGCGCTGGCCGTGCAGAACCAGTTGACGGTCGAGCATCTCGCGCTGACGTTCTCGGTGTATCCGTCGCTGTCCGGTTCGATCACCGAGGCGGGGCGGCAGCTCATGCGTCACGACGACCTGGACTGA
- a CDS encoding VOC family protein has translation MTVRDTPWPQGTPCWVDVTVPDPRMAMDFYGALLSWDFTDTGDEAGNYLMCSVGGKLVAGIGSTQPGMESMPAAWTTYLATGDVDKTAAAIGAEGGQLLVEPMDVESAGRLAVAADPTGAVFAVWQAGETLGVELVDTPSALIWNECMTRDFAAAKDFYGKVFGYGFDDMSGDGFTYATLTVGGQTVGGLGQLPEDTPAEVPAHWMAYFGVTDTDAAVARVGELGGSVLRPPQDSPYGRMSAVTDNQGAAFSLISVTSSD, from the coding sequence ATGACCGTTCGCGATACACCCTGGCCGCAGGGAACACCCTGCTGGGTCGATGTGACGGTGCCCGACCCGAGGATGGCGATGGACTTCTACGGCGCCCTGCTGTCGTGGGACTTCACCGACACCGGTGATGAGGCGGGCAACTACCTGATGTGCTCGGTCGGCGGCAAGCTGGTCGCCGGGATCGGCAGCACCCAGCCGGGGATGGAGAGCATGCCCGCCGCGTGGACCACCTACCTGGCCACCGGGGACGTCGACAAGACCGCGGCGGCGATCGGCGCCGAGGGTGGTCAGCTGCTGGTGGAACCGATGGACGTGGAATCGGCGGGCAGGCTGGCCGTCGCGGCGGACCCGACCGGCGCGGTGTTCGCGGTGTGGCAGGCGGGCGAGACCCTCGGTGTCGAGTTGGTCGACACCCCCTCCGCGCTGATCTGGAACGAGTGCATGACCCGCGACTTCGCGGCCGCGAAGGACTTCTACGGCAAGGTGTTCGGCTACGGCTTCGACGACATGTCCGGGGACGGGTTCACCTACGCGACGCTCACGGTGGGCGGGCAGACGGTGGGCGGGCTGGGGCAACTGCCCGAGGACACCCCCGCCGAGGTCCCCGCACACTGGATGGCCTACTTCGGCGTGACCGACACCGACGCGGCGGTGGCGCGGGTCGGGGAACTGGGCGGCAGCGTGCTGCGGCCGCCGCAGGACTCGCCCTACGGCAGGATGAGCGCCGTCACGGACAACCAGGGTGCGGCGTTCTCGCTGATCTCGGTGACCAGCTCGGACTGA
- the glpK gene encoding glycerol kinase GlpK: protein MASYVAAVDQGTTSTRTMIFDHSGQVVASDQREHEQILPKAGWVEHDAEEIWANTRATAAGALAAADLTTADIAAVGITNQRETTLVWDRKTGKPVYNAIVWQDTRTDRIVNELGAAGGGQERYRDTTGLPLATYFSGPKVKWILDNVEGARQRAEAGDLLFGNMDTWLLWNMTGGVDGGIHVTDPTNASRTLLMDLDTLSWDTDIAADMGIPLSMLPTIRSSSEEYGTVRERGALGGVPIAGILGDQQAATFGQACLSPGEAKNTYGTGNFVLLNTGTDKVMSQNGLLTTVCYKIGSNDTVFALEGAIAVTGSLVQWLRDNLNMISSAAEIEEHARTVEDNGGAYFVPAFSGLFAPYWRSDARGVIAGLTRYVNKGHLARAVLEATAFQTREVIDAMNADSGVPLKTLKVDGGMVVNDLLMQFQADILGVSVIRPKVSETTALGSAYAAGLAVGFWESEDDIRTNWAEDKRWEPSMDEARREREYRNWKKAVTKTFDWVESED from the coding sequence ATGGCTTCCTACGTGGCCGCCGTCGACCAGGGCACGACGTCGACGAGAACGATGATCTTCGATCACTCCGGCCAGGTCGTGGCTTCCGACCAGCGCGAACACGAGCAGATTCTGCCGAAGGCAGGCTGGGTCGAACACGACGCGGAGGAGATCTGGGCCAACACCAGGGCGACCGCAGCGGGCGCGCTGGCGGCGGCCGACCTCACCACGGCGGACATCGCCGCGGTCGGCATCACCAACCAACGCGAGACCACCCTGGTGTGGGATCGCAAGACCGGCAAACCGGTCTACAACGCGATCGTGTGGCAGGACACCCGTACCGACCGGATCGTCAACGAACTCGGCGCGGCGGGCGGCGGGCAGGAACGCTACCGCGACACCACCGGGTTGCCGCTGGCCACCTACTTCTCCGGGCCGAAGGTGAAGTGGATCCTCGACAACGTCGAGGGGGCACGGCAGCGCGCCGAGGCCGGTGACCTGCTGTTCGGCAACATGGACACCTGGCTGTTGTGGAACATGACCGGTGGGGTGGACGGTGGCATCCACGTCACCGATCCGACCAACGCGTCACGAACGCTGCTGATGGACCTGGACACGCTGTCCTGGGACACCGACATCGCCGCCGACATGGGCATCCCACTGTCGATGCTGCCGACCATCCGCTCGTCCTCGGAGGAGTACGGCACCGTGCGCGAGCGGGGCGCCCTCGGCGGGGTTCCCATCGCGGGAATCCTCGGTGACCAGCAGGCCGCGACGTTCGGCCAGGCCTGCCTGTCACCCGGCGAGGCGAAGAACACCTACGGCACCGGCAACTTCGTGCTGCTCAACACCGGGACCGACAAGGTGATGTCGCAGAACGGGTTGCTCACCACGGTTTGCTACAAGATCGGGTCGAACGACACCGTGTTCGCGCTGGAGGGCGCGATCGCGGTCACCGGCTCACTCGTGCAGTGGTTGCGGGACAACCTCAACATGATCAGTTCCGCCGCCGAGATCGAGGAGCACGCGAGGACCGTCGAGGACAACGGCGGAGCCTATTTCGTGCCCGCGTTCTCGGGGCTGTTCGCGCCCTACTGGCGATCCGACGCGCGCGGCGTCATCGCGGGGCTGACCCGCTACGTCAACAAGGGCCACCTGGCCAGGGCGGTGCTGGAAGCGACAGCCTTCCAGACCCGTGAGGTGATCGACGCCATGAACGCCGACTCCGGTGTGCCGTTGAAGACCCTGAAGGTGGACGGCGGCATGGTTGTCAACGACCTGCTCATGCAGTTCCAGGCCGACATCCTCGGCGTGTCGGTGATCCGCCCCAAGGTCAGCGAGACCACGGCACTCGGGTCCGCGTACGCGGCAGGCCTGGCCGTCGGCTTCTGGGAGAGCGAGGACGACATCCGCACCAACTGGGCCGAGGACAAGCGGTGGGAGCCCTCGATGGACGAGGCGCGCAGGGAACGCGAATACCGCAACTGGAAGAAGGCGGTGACCAAGACCTTCGACTGGGTCGAGTCCGAGGACTGA
- a CDS encoding MIP/aquaporin family protein, whose protein sequence is MRATTGGEMLAEFLGTAVLIMFGTGCVAVAVVGLPESGRQTVDFGAGNWLIIAFGWALAVVFGVYVAGGVSGAHINPAVTLAFAIRRKFPWAKVAPYWLAQVLGAFAGAAVVYAVYGPAINAFNNTQGIADRAESLPTFSIFATFPAEYFGGTWWGPFVDQIVGTALLVGVIAALIDNRNQAPLSNFAPWVIGFVVGAIGLSFGTGAGYAINPARDLGPRFFTWLAGWGDIAFPGSGDWFSNYWWIPIAGPLLGGVLGVIIYDLFVGQVLTAKETAPEVEPSPPPGRVPESAERGTTTSTSD, encoded by the coding sequence ATGCGTGCCACAACCGGCGGCGAGATGCTGGCGGAGTTCCTGGGCACGGCTGTCCTGATCATGTTCGGTACGGGATGTGTCGCGGTCGCGGTGGTGGGCCTGCCCGAGTCGGGGCGGCAAACTGTCGACTTCGGCGCAGGTAACTGGTTGATCATCGCGTTCGGCTGGGCGCTGGCCGTCGTGTTCGGCGTCTACGTCGCCGGAGGCGTCAGCGGCGCGCACATCAATCCCGCGGTCACACTGGCGTTCGCAATCCGCAGGAAGTTCCCCTGGGCCAAGGTGGCGCCGTACTGGCTGGCGCAGGTCCTCGGCGCCTTCGCGGGAGCCGCTGTGGTCTACGCCGTGTACGGGCCCGCGATCAACGCGTTCAACAACACGCAGGGCATCGCGGACAGAGCGGAGTCGCTACCCACGTTCTCGATCTTCGCGACTTTCCCCGCCGAGTACTTCGGCGGCACCTGGTGGGGTCCCTTCGTCGACCAGATCGTCGGTACCGCCCTACTCGTCGGGGTGATCGCCGCACTGATCGACAACCGCAACCAGGCCCCGCTGAGCAACTTCGCCCCCTGGGTGATCGGCTTCGTCGTCGGCGCGATCGGGCTCAGCTTCGGCACCGGCGCGGGCTACGCCATCAACCCGGCGCGTGACCTCGGCCCCCGCTTCTTCACCTGGCTGGCCGGCTGGGGTGACATAGCGTTCCCCGGCAGCGGTGATTGGTTCAGCAACTACTGGTGGATACCGATAGCCGGACCATTACTCGGCGGCGTGCTCGGGGTGATCATCTACGACCTGTTCGTCGGTCAGGTTCTCACGGCCAAGGAGACGGCGCCGGAGGTCGAGCCCTCGCCGCCGCCGGGACGTGTCCCGGAGTCGGCGGAACGCGGCACCACCACGTCCACGTCGGACTAG